A portion of the Lolium rigidum isolate FL_2022 chromosome 1, APGP_CSIRO_Lrig_0.1, whole genome shotgun sequence genome contains these proteins:
- the LOC124674894 gene encoding probable galacturonosyltransferase-like 9, giving the protein MMAGTAAAALLVFFLAAVSAEAGSALPRFAEAPQYRNGEGCPAPSGAGVCDPGLVHIAMTLDAHYLRGSMAAIYSLLKHASCPESLFFHFLAAAEPSDDVTALRRALAASFPSLRFQIYPFRADAVTGLISASVRAALEAPLNYARNHLADLLPPCVPRAIYLDSDILAADDVRRLWETRLPAAAVVAAPEYCHANFSRYFTPAFWSDPALGARVFAGRRRAPCYFNTGVMVVDLRRWRAGNYRRRIERWMEIQKEKRIYELGSLPPFLLVFAGEVEAVDLRWNQHGLGGDNVHGSCRPLHDGPVSLMHWSGKGKPWDRLDAGRPCPLDHTWKSYDLYIPGDGSGAASPASGPAALSASW; this is encoded by the coding sequence ATGATGGCCGGGACAGCAGCCGCAGCGCTGCTCGTCTTCTTCCTGGCCGCCGTCTCCGCCGAGGCGGGGTCGGCGCTCCCGAGGTTCGCGGAGGCGCCGCAGTACCGGAACGGGGAGGGGTGCCCGGCTCCATCGGGGGCCGGGGTGTGCGACCCGGGGCTGGTCCACATCGCCATGACGCTCGACGCGCACTACCTGCGCGGCTCCATGGCGGCCATCTACTCCCTCCTCAAGCACGCCTCCTGCCCAGAATCCCTCTTCTTCcacttcctcgccgccgccgagccgtCGGACGACGTCACAGCCCTGCGCCGCGCGCTCGCCGCCTCCTTCCCGTCCCTCCGCTTCCAGATCTACCCGTTCCGCGCCGACGCAGTGACcggtctcatctccgcctccgtgCGCGCGGCCCTCGAGGCGCCGCTCAACTACGCGCGGAACCACCTCGCCGACCTCCTCCCGCCCTGCGTCCCCCGCGCCATCTACCTCGACTCGGACATCCTCGCCGCCGACGACGTGCGGCGCCTCTGGGAAACCCGCCTGCCCGCGGCCGCGGTGGTCGCCGCGCCCGAGTACTGCCACGCCAACTTCTCCCGCTACTTCACGCCCGCCTTCTGGTCCGACCCGGCGCTCGGCGCGCGGGtcttcgccggccgccgccgcgcgccctgcTACTTCAACACGGGCGTCATGGTCGTCGACCTCCGGCGCTGGCGCGCCGGCAACTACCGCCGCCGCATCGAGCGGTGGATGGAGATCCAGAAGGAGAAGCGCATCTACGAGCTGGGCTCGCTGCCCCCGTTCCTGCTGGTGTTCGCCGGCGAGGTGGAGGCCGTCGACCTGCGGTGGAACCAGCACGGCCTCGGCGGCGACAACGTGCACGGCAGCTGCCGCCCGCTCCACGACGGGCCCGTCAGCTTGATGCATTGGTCCGGCAAGGGCAAGCCGTGGGACAGGCTCGACGCCGGCAGGCCGTGCCCGCTCGACCACACATGGAAGTCCTACGACCTCTACATTCCCGGAGACGGCAGCGGCGCCGCCTCCCCGGCCTCCGGGCCGGCGGCATTGTCTGCTTCTTGGTAG